DNA from Selenihalanaerobacter shriftii:
GTTCTTTTGGATATATTACCATGTCGCCAAATATAATTTATTTCATCACAAGGCCAAGTAGCAAAGTTTTCAATAGAAGTTAATATATCTCTTAACATATTAGTACCTGAACGACCAGCACCAACTATAATAACAGGCTGGTAATCTCGACTGTTGTTCAATTATATCCCTCCTTTTCCAAGAGTTTTCTTTATTATTTAATTTCTTTAAGTATAGTTTTAGTAGCTTTTTCTGTTGTTAAGTACTCCTCATAATATTGTCTAGCGTTAATCGACATTTTGTTTCTTAAATTTTCGTTGTTTGCTACTTCCATTAAATTATTAATAAAATCAATTTCCTCACCATGTATAGAGAACAAACCAGCCTTAGCTTCATTTTCAAGAATATGACCGTAGTCTGTACTTTCATCTATACACGCAATGATTGGAAGACCTAATTTGAAAAAGTCTACTGTTTTAGAAGGAATATTAGGAATACTATATTTATTTACTAAGCTGACTATTCCCACATCACATGCAGTAACCAATTTTTCATATTGTTCTTTTGGAACATAATCAAGAATTTTTAATATTCCATCTATAGCTCTTTTCTTTAATCTTTCTTTCTGAGTTCCTCTTCCAATTAATAAAAACTTAATTCTTTTTGATTCTATTTTTTTAGCAATATTAAGTATAAAATCTAGACCTTGAGCTTTCCCCATGTTTCCTCCGAATACTGCTATGAAATCATCCTTCGTATAACCATAATCTTTTCTAATGCTATTCTGATCCACGCTTAATTTTTCTTTATAGTTAGACCAATTTCTTAATATATGCATCTTCTTTTCATCAACTTCTGGATTATGCTCTAAAACATATTTTATATTCCCTTGTGACATACAACCTATATAATCACTATATTTATAAAGGTTTCTCTCCATTCTTTTGAAAAATTTATAAATGAAAATATTATCAATTACTCCTAAATCTTTTGCGTTATCAGGGAAAATATCTCTTAAAATTAAGTAGGATTTTGAATTATACTTCTTTTTAATATATTTAATTAAAGGATTATAAGTTATAGGTGGACAAGAATGAATTATTAGATCAAAATCTATTTCAGAAAAATATTTTTTTACTGCTCTTTTAAAGAGGTGTCCAAGGGATAACATTGTCAGACCTTTTTCTATTAAATTTGTATCAAAGAAATTACCTGTCTTAACTCTTAAGACATTAACTCCATTTTCATTATTTAGTTTTGTAGATTCTCCATATTTCCTTTCTTGAATTGTAACAACATTAACATTATGTCCTTTATCAGATAATCGCTTTGTTAAATTCTTAAACATAGTATGATTATCAGGTTTGTTAGGATATGTTATAAACAAACATAGAATATCCATATTATATATCATCCTCCATTCCCGCATTACAAGCTACAACATTCCAGCAATAATTAATTACACTTCTCTAATATCTAGCAAATAACTTAAGGAAGTATTCTGTTGTGTTGTAGATTAAATTTGACCTATCTTTTATCCCAAACCACCTTATTGACAATATCTATATAACTAGTAATAATTTTAACTACTTTAGATGAAACGTCAGTATCTTCATAATCGAGAGGTAAATTAAATTGATCGTCATCAAACATTCCAGTAGCAATATCTATTGATTGAAGCATATTATTAGCTTCAATTCCTCCAATTACAATAGAGCCTTTATCTAAAACTTCTGGTCTTTCTGTACTAGTTCTTATTAAAACAGCCGGAAAATCTAACATAGCTGATTCTTCACTTAAAGTACCACTATCAGATAATACACAATATGCATTCTTTTGTAATTTATTATAATCAAAAAAACCAAAAGGTTTCAAGTTTCTAATTAAAGGATTAAATTCTACATCTCTTTCTTCTATTCTTTTTAGGCTTCTTGGATGAGTTGAATAAATAATTGGCATTTGGTATTTTTCTGCAACACTATTTAAGGAATTTACTAGATAATTAAAGTTATCTTCTAAATCTACATTTTCTTCTCTATGAGCACTTACTAAAATATAATTTTTTTCTTCTAAATCTAACTGCTCCAATACATCACTTTCTTCTATTTTATTCTTATGAACTTCTAATACCTCTCTCATAGGAGAGCCTGTTACATAAATATGTTCTTTTTTTACCCCTTCACTTAATAGATATCTACGACTATGTTCCGTATAAGGTAAGTTAATATCACTGATATGATCCACAATTTTTCTATTAATTTCTTCAGGAACATTTTGATCAAAACAACGGTTACCTGCTTCCATATGAAAGATAGGTATCTTTAATCTTTTAGCAACAATTGTACTTAAAGTACTATTAGTATCTCCTAATATTAATAAAGCTTCTGGCTCTTCCTTTTGTAATACTTCATAAGATTTTTCCAAGATATTACCAAGCGTAGAACCAAGATTGTCACCTACACAATCTAAATAATAATCAGGTTCTCGAATCCCTAATTCTTGAAAAAATATTTCATTTAAAGTGTAGTCCCAATTCTGACCGGTATGAACTAATATATGCTCAAAGTATTCATCGCACTTTTTTATAACTTCTGATAATCTTATGATCTCTGGTCTAGTACCTACAATAGTCATTACTTTTTTCTTCTTCATCTATTCCACCTCGCAATAATATGTGTCTGTATTATTTGGGTCAAAAATTTCATTAGCCCATATTAATAGAATCATTTCTCCGTCACCAAGGTTTTCAATAGAATGTGTGTATCCTGGTGGAATATCTACTACCTTCATCTCTTCTCCAGAAACCTCATATTCAATAATTTCATCGCTAAATATATGTCTAAACTTTATCAATGCTTCTCCTTTTAATACTAAAAACTTCTCATTCTTAGTATTGTGATAGTGATTACCTCTCTTTATACCTTCAACAGATGTAGACACAGAAACTTGCCCACTACTTTCAGACTTTATTACTTCGACAAAACTACCTCGCTCATCTGAATGAAGTTCTAGGTCATATGCAAAATCATCAGCCTCTAAATAAGTCAAGTAAGTTGCATGTAATGCCTTCATAAATCCATCTCCTAAATCAGGCACCTTCAATGTTTCTCTATTTTCTTTTATCTGATAAATACTATCTGCTAATTCTCCTAAAGTCACTTTAAATGTTCTTCTAACTGAGTAATAATTTTTTTCCTTATTCCTTACTTCTTTATTTAATTTCGCCATAAAAGAATTAACTACATCATCAATATATACTAATTCTAATTCATAATTACGGTCAGAAATATAAATATCTAAATCATGACTTATATTATGACAGAATGTTGCTACTACAGAATTGTAATTAGGTTTACACCATTTACCAAATACATTAGGTAACCGATATATATATATAGGAGCTCCTGTATTCTCTTTGTATTCTATTAAGATTTCTTCTGCCTTCTTTTTACTTTCTCCATACAGATTATTTAATTCAGCTTGACTTGATGAAGTAATTAAGATAGGAGTAGTTTTGTTTAATTCAATGAGATTTTTAGTCATATATTCTGTTAATCCAGCATTAACCTTCATAAATTCCTCATCATTCTCGGGTCTATTTACTCCTGCTAGATGAAATATAAAATCAGCTTTAGTTAACATTTCTTTTAATTCACTATAACTATTCTCTTTATCAAAAGTTAGTATCGTAATATCTTCTTGACGTTGTAATGTTTCCATAAAGTTTTGTCCGATAAACCCTTTAGAACCTGTTACTAAAATATTATTCATCTTTTACCCCTCTCTTAATTCTTTCTTTATATAATCTAGCTCTAATAATAGTTCCTTTAATTCTTCAACTGTCAAACGTTTTGTATTATGTGAATTATAATCGACCTGCTCTGAAAGTTCTTCTTTACCATCCTCAAAATATTTATCATAATTTAAATCTCTATTATCAGCTACTACTCTATAATAGTCTCCACAATCAATTGATTTGCTGAATTCCTCACTAGTTAATAAGGTCTCATATAACTTCTCTCCATGCCTTGTCCCAATAATCTTTATTTCATTATCAGCACTAAATATTTCTTTCAAAGCTTGAGCTAAAGTATCAA
Protein-coding regions in this window:
- a CDS encoding glycosyltransferase family 4 protein produces the protein MDILCLFITYPNKPDNHTMFKNLTKRLSDKGHNVNVVTIQERKYGESTKLNNENGVNVLRVKTGNFFDTNLIEKGLTMLSLGHLFKRAVKKYFSEIDFDLIIHSCPPITYNPLIKYIKKKYNSKSYLILRDIFPDNAKDLGVIDNIFIYKFFKRMERNLYKYSDYIGCMSQGNIKYVLEHNPEVDEKKMHILRNWSNYKEKLSVDQNSIRKDYGYTKDDFIAVFGGNMGKAQGLDFILNIAKKIESKRIKFLLIGRGTQKERLKKRAIDGILKILDYVPKEQYEKLVTACDVGIVSLVNKYSIPNIPSKTVDFFKLGLPIIACIDESTDYGHILENEAKAGLFSIHGEEIDFINNLMEVANNENLRNKMSINARQYYEEYLTTEKATKTILKEIK
- the wecB gene encoding non-hydrolyzing UDP-N-acetylglucosamine 2-epimerase, giving the protein MKKKKVMTIVGTRPEIIRLSEVIKKCDEYFEHILVHTGQNWDYTLNEIFFQELGIREPDYYLDCVGDNLGSTLGNILEKSYEVLQKEEPEALLILGDTNSTLSTIVAKRLKIPIFHMEAGNRCFDQNVPEEINRKIVDHISDINLPYTEHSRRYLLSEGVKKEHIYVTGSPMREVLEVHKNKIEESDVLEQLDLEEKNYILVSAHREENVDLEDNFNYLVNSLNSVAEKYQMPIIYSTHPRSLKRIEERDVEFNPLIRNLKPFGFFDYNKLQKNAYCVLSDSGTLSEESAMLDFPAVLIRTSTERPEVLDKGSIVIGGIEANNMLQSIDIATGMFDDDQFNLPLDYEDTDVSSKVVKIITSYIDIVNKVVWDKR
- a CDS encoding polysaccharide biosynthesis C-terminal domain-containing protein; the encoded protein is MNNILVTGSKGFIGQNFMETLQRQEDITILTFDKENSYSELKEMLTKADFIFHLAGVNRPENDEEFMKVNAGLTEYMTKNLIELNKTTPILITSSSQAELNNLYGESKKKAEEILIEYKENTGAPIYIYRLPNVFGKWCKPNYNSVVATFCHNISHDLDIYISDRNYELELVYIDDVVNSFMAKLNKEVRNKEKNYYSVRRTFKVTLGELADSIYQIKENRETLKVPDLGDGFMKALHATYLTYLEADDFAYDLELHSDERGSFVEVIKSESSGQVSVSTSVEGIKRGNHYHNTKNEKFLVLKGEALIKFRHIFSDEIIEYEVSGEEMKVVDIPPGYTHSIENLGDGEMILLIWANEIFDPNNTDTYYCEVE